A section of the Elizabethkingia anophelis R26 genome encodes:
- a CDS encoding homocysteine S-methyltransferase family protein — translation MKNQDIIPTTDNQRLATLYDIIKERILILDGAMGTMLQRHKFEEEDFRGDRFKDWPSPLKGNNDLLSLTQPQAIEDVHRQYFEAGADIIETNTFSGTTIAMADYGMEELVTELNYESAKIARKVADEYTAKTPDKPRFVAGAIGPTNKTASLSPDVNDPGYRAITFDELKEAYKQQAKALLDGGSDILLVETIFDTLNAKAALFAIDEIQDERDIRVPIMVSGTITDASGRTLSGQTAEAFLISVSHLNLLSVGFNCALGARQLTPYLEVLSHNTDFAVSAYPNAGLPNAFGQYDETPEDMAEQIKEFVDKGLINIIGGCCGTTPEHIKAIADLAKNYKPRVTSVKA, via the coding sequence ATGAAAAACCAAGATATAATACCAACAACTGATAACCAGAGACTGGCAACTCTCTATGATATTATTAAAGAGCGAATCCTTATTCTGGATGGCGCTATGGGGACAATGCTACAGCGACACAAATTTGAAGAAGAAGATTTCAGAGGAGATCGCTTTAAAGACTGGCCAAGTCCTTTAAAAGGGAATAATGATCTGCTTTCTTTAACACAGCCACAAGCTATTGAAGATGTGCACAGACAATATTTTGAAGCTGGTGCAGATATTATCGAGACCAATACCTTTTCCGGGACTACAATTGCAATGGCAGATTATGGGATGGAAGAGCTGGTAACAGAGCTTAACTATGAATCAGCAAAAATAGCCAGAAAAGTTGCAGATGAGTATACTGCAAAAACACCAGATAAGCCTCGATTTGTTGCGGGAGCTATTGGTCCTACTAATAAAACCGCAAGCCTTTCTCCGGATGTGAATGATCCGGGATATCGTGCCATTACCTTTGACGAACTTAAAGAGGCTTATAAACAACAGGCTAAAGCTTTATTGGATGGAGGTTCTGATATTTTACTGGTAGAAACTATATTCGATACGCTGAATGCTAAAGCAGCACTTTTTGCGATCGACGAGATTCAGGATGAAAGAGATATCCGTGTACCAATTATGGTAAGCGGGACAATTACGGATGCTTCCGGAAGAACGCTTTCCGGGCAAACTGCTGAAGCTTTCCTTATTTCGGTTTCGCATCTTAATTTGCTAAGTGTTGGTTTCAATTGTGCTTTAGGAGCTCGGCAGCTAACACCTTATCTGGAAGTATTATCACATAATACAGATTTTGCAGTTTCTGCTTATCCAAATGCAGGTTTACCGAACGCATTCGGGCAATATGACGAAACACCGGAGGACATGGCAGAACAAATTAAAGAGTTTGTAGATAAGGGATTAATCAACATTATTGGAGGATGCTGCGGAACAACACCAGAGCATATTAAAGCCATTGCAGATTTAGCCAAAAACTATAAGCCAAGAGTAACATCAGTTAAGGCTTAA
- a CDS encoding four helix bundle protein has product MKKEYTELEVLQESRKLTNIAYELVQKYPKDELFGITSQIRRSAVSVPANIAEGCGRRTANDTIQFLHIARGSLYELETQFYISYDQNYISEDELTVVLGKTLICKKLLNGFINYYKNL; this is encoded by the coding sequence ATGAAAAAAGAATACACTGAATTAGAAGTCTTGCAGGAAAGCCGAAAATTGACAAATATAGCTTACGAATTAGTGCAGAAGTATCCAAAAGACGAATTGTTTGGAATAACAAGTCAGATACGAAGAAGTGCAGTTTCAGTGCCTGCTAATATTGCCGAAGGCTGTGGAAGACGAACAGCTAATGATACTATACAATTTTTACATATTGCAAGAGGCTCACTTTATGAACTTGAAACGCAGTTTTATATATCATACGATCAGAATTATATTTCGGAAGATGAGTTAACTGTTGTACTGGGGAAAACTCTGATATGTAAAAAATTGTTGAACGGTTTTATTAATTATTACAAGAACCTATAA
- a CDS encoding trans-sulfuration enzyme family protein, which produces MENFETQAIRTQTERTQYDEHSTPLFLTSSFIFQDAEDMRASFAEEKEKNIYSRYSNPTVNEFTDKMVKLEGGEAGYAFSSGMAAVYSTLAPLLNSGDHVLSCQSIFGSTHTLFTKYFPKWNINTTYFKADEVNDIEKYITPETKILYAETPTNPAIEILDLEVLGQIAKKHNLIFIVDNCFATPYLQQPIKYGADLVVHSATKLIDGQGRVLGGAVVGKADLVREIYLFARNTGPSLSPFNAWVLSKSLETLAIRVERHCENALKVAEFLESHPNVVTVKYPFLKSHPSHEIAKKQMKLGGNIIAFEVKGGLEKGRAFMDNIKLCSLSPNLGDTRTIIVHPASTTHSKLTEEERLEVAITPGLVRCSVGLENVNDIIADLKQALEAIG; this is translated from the coding sequence ATGGAAAATTTTGAAACTCAGGCGATAAGAACTCAAACAGAAAGAACGCAGTACGACGAACATTCAACTCCGTTATTTCTAACATCCAGCTTTATATTTCAGGATGCAGAAGATATGAGAGCTTCTTTCGCTGAAGAAAAAGAAAAGAATATTTACAGCCGTTACAGCAATCCTACGGTAAATGAATTTACCGATAAAATGGTGAAGTTGGAAGGAGGTGAGGCTGGTTATGCTTTCTCATCCGGAATGGCAGCTGTTTACAGTACTTTGGCTCCTCTTTTAAATAGTGGTGACCATGTATTAAGTTGTCAGTCTATATTTGGATCTACTCATACACTTTTTACAAAGTATTTTCCGAAGTGGAATATCAATACTACTTACTTCAAAGCTGATGAGGTAAATGATATCGAGAAATATATAACACCGGAAACCAAGATTCTTTATGCAGAAACACCAACGAACCCGGCTATAGAAATTCTTGATCTGGAAGTATTAGGGCAAATTGCAAAAAAACATAATCTGATCTTTATAGTGGATAACTGTTTTGCAACACCTTATTTGCAGCAGCCTATAAAATACGGTGCCGACTTAGTTGTGCATTCTGCAACCAAACTAATCGACGGACAAGGACGTGTTCTAGGTGGGGCAGTTGTCGGAAAAGCAGATCTTGTTCGCGAGATTTATCTTTTTGCAAGAAATACAGGACCATCACTTTCTCCATTCAATGCATGGGTGTTATCCAAAAGTTTGGAAACATTGGCGATTCGCGTAGAAAGACATTGCGAAAATGCACTTAAAGTTGCGGAGTTTTTAGAATCACACCCAAATGTAGTAACAGTGAAATATCCTTTCCTTAAGTCACATCCTAGTCATGAAATTGCTAAAAAGCAAATGAAATTAGGCGGAAATATTATTGCTTTTGAAGTAAAAGGAGGACTGGAAAAAGGAAGAGCTTTTATGGATAATATAAAGCTATGCTCACTATCACCAAATTTAGGAGATACCAGAACTATTATTGTGCACCCGGCATCTACAACACATAGCAAGCTTACAGAAGAAGAACGACTGGAAGTAGCTATTACTCCGGGATTAGTAAGATGCTCTGTAGGATTGGAAAATGTAAATGATATTATTGCGGACCTAAAACAAGCTTTGGAAGCTATAGGTTAA